The Leucothrix mucor DSM 2157 DNA window TTCGGTGGTGATTTCGATCTGACTAAAGCCTGCGCCCTCAAGTGTATGATGAAGGGCTTCTAATTCAATAAAGTCACTTGTGTGAGGTTCCTGATCAACCATCTCCCAGCTACTTCTCACTTCAAGCAATGTACCGGTGAGAAACGTGCTGAATGCCATTTCGCCATTCTCTTTCAAGCAATCACGACAGGCACTTAATGTCGCCTGCAAGTCATTACTCCATTGCAGCATTAGACTAGAGGCAATTAAATCAAAGCTGGCCGCTGAAAAAGGTAAGTGTTCAGCATCTGCGCAAACAAGTTCAGCGTGATAATTGCATTGCATCAGGCGCTTGGCGGTCTGATCCAACATTTTAGGCGAGAAGTCCAGAGCCGTCATCGTCGCTGCGGAGTAGGCCTTACATAAGATATGTGCCACCTGCCCTGTACCACAACCTAAATCCAGAATAGCTGAAGGCTTAAGGCTGGAACCTAACTGGCGGTCCATCAAGGTTTCGGCAACCTGCTGCTGCAAGCCAGCGGATTGATCATAGCGATGTGCGGCACGATCAAAACTCTGCCGTGTTTTGTGTTTATCAAAAGCACTCAAAATAGCGGTTAACTCGTGTGAGCCTGAATGAATTCCATCAGGCGTTCAGCAAATTGCTGTGGTTGCGTCATGAAAGGCGCATGCCCACAACCCTCAAAATAATCTACTCGCCCAGCCACTAGCTGCTCAGCAACTACAGCTCCCGCCTCTGGGGGAATCAGACGATCCAGCGTGCCAAACATCCAGTGCGATGGCGGTAAACGGCTCAGTGATTGGCGGTAATCTGCCTCCTGCAGCCATTGAATACCACGTTCCAGCGCCATAGGACTGGCAGGTCGGGCTAACACCGATTGCAGTAAAGCCTTCTGCAATTTGGCGGTCGCCGATTCTCCCATGAACTGTAATCCAATGAAACGCCGAATTGTCGTATTCTGATTTTCCTTTAGCGCTTGAGCAAACTGCGCCAGAACCGCAGGCTCCATGCCGCACTGCCAATCAGCTTGCTGCACAAAGCACGGCGTACTGGCCACTAGCGACAATGAAGCAATCCGCTCAGGATATTTCAACGCAAAAGCCTGCGCCAATAATCCCCCCATCGACCAGCCTAACAAGTGACAACGCCCCTCAAACTGAGCTGCCAGCCACTCTACCGCTGTCTCAAACTCATTATTATCCAGCAATTCAGTCTGACCATGACCTGGTAAATCCAGGCAGCGAAACTCAAGGTTTTCAGGTAGGTAGGTGCTCAGTGATTGCCATACCGAAGCATTCATTCCCCAGCCGTGTAAAGCAATCAAGGGTGTTGAATTTGTTGAAAAAAATGCGTTCAAAACAATCGGCTCTTTGGTAGAATTCAAAAATGAATATTATACTACCAATTTTGCTGATCGCCGCTGCCTATTTAATGGGCTCTGTTTCCACAGCAATTCTTGCATCGTCCCTGTTTGGCTTTCCAGACCCTCGTACGCATGGCTCCAATAATCCGGGAACCACTAACGTATTACGACTGGGCGGCAAGATTCCCGCACTATTCACCTTGCTAGGTGATGCACTCAAAGGACTGATCCCTGTCGTCGTTGCAAAAGCACTGGGCTTGGATGATATGTGGGTAGTATTGATTGCCATCGCTGCCTTTATGGGTCACTTATTTCCAGTCTTTTATGGCTTTGTCGGTGGTAAAGGCGTTGCCACGGCGATGGGGGTTTATCTTGGCTTAAATCCTGTTATTGGTTTAGCGGTATTAGTGACTTGGATGGCTTCAGCATTTGCACTGAACATCTCATCCGCCTCTGCGTTGATCGCGACATTATTTGCACCGTTTTACTTTTACTTAGTCACCAAATCCGCCGCTTTGGGCTTTGGTTTATTAGTGATTACCGCGCTTATTTAC harbors:
- the plsY gene encoding glycerol-3-phosphate 1-O-acyltransferase PlsY, translating into MNIILPILLIAAAYLMGSVSTAILASSLFGFPDPRTHGSNNPGTTNVLRLGGKIPALFTLLGDALKGLIPVVVAKALGLDDMWVVLIAIAAFMGHLFPVFYGFVGGKGVATAMGVYLGLNPVIGLAVLVTWMASAFALNISSASALIATLFAPFYFYLVTKSAALGFGLLVITALIYWRHIPNIQKIIMGTESHIVKDKN
- the bioC gene encoding malonyl-ACP O-methyltransferase BioC, whose translation is MSAFDKHKTRQSFDRAAHRYDQSAGLQQQVAETLMDRQLGSSLKPSAILDLGCGTGQVAHILCKAYSAATMTALDFSPKMLDQTAKRLMQCNYHAELVCADAEHLPFSAASFDLIASSLMLQWSNDLQATLSACRDCLKENGEMAFSTFLTGTLLEVRSSWEMVDQEPHTSDFIELEALHHTLEGAGFSQIEITTETIVMPYPSVREMIMDIKRIGASNARVERERGLTGKARFAAFERAFDTFRRLDGIYPCTWQLAYVYVKK
- the bioH gene encoding pimeloyl-ACP methyl ester esterase BioH, which gives rise to MNSTKEPIVLNAFFSTNSTPLIALHGWGMNASVWQSLSTYLPENLEFRCLDLPGHGQTELLDNNEFETAVEWLAAQFEGRCHLLGWSMGGLLAQAFALKYPERIASLSLVASTPCFVQQADWQCGMEPAVLAQFAQALKENQNTTIRRFIGLQFMGESATAKLQKALLQSVLARPASPMALERGIQWLQEADYRQSLSRLPPSHWMFGTLDRLIPPEAGAVVAEQLVAGRVDYFEGCGHAPFMTQPQQFAERLMEFIQAHTS